In Oligoflexus sp., the genomic stretch GTATGAAGGCCATGTCGTCCTTGGGGAGTATGTGCGCGAGCAAACGGCGGGCCTGCCTTATCTTGATATCCTGGGCCAGGCGATGCGGGAAAAATTCGGACTCACAGGCGACCAGCTGCATCTGCGCCAGCGCCAGACCCGTCCCCAGGATGGGACGCGCTATCAAAGGCTCGATAAACGAGGCGAACGCCTTGAAGTGCGCGAAGGCGATCTGCGCTTTCTCGTGAATCTCGATGATTATCTCGATACCGGACTCTTCGCGGATCATCGCCTGACGCGCAGCTGGGTGCGCGAAGAGAGTGCCGGAAAACACGTTCTGAATCTTTACGCCTATACCGGAGCCTTCAGCGTTTATGCCGCGAAAGGTGGAGCGAACACCACCACGACAGTGGATATCTCGGAAAATTATCTCGACTGGGCCTGGGACAATTTCAAACTCAACGGCCTTGACGATATCGATCGTCACACAGCCATCGCCGAGGAAAGCCGCTTTTTCCTGCGTGCCGCCGCGCGTGAAGGTCGCCGCTGGGATATCATCATCCTGGATCCACCCTCCTTTTCCACCAACAGAGCCGGACAGGAACTTTTGGAAATTCAAAGGGATCATCCTGATCTTATCAATGAAGCGCTCGCGGTTTTAAAGCGCGGCGGTAAACTTTATTTCTCGACCAATCATCAGCGTTTCCAACCTGAGTTCCAGCGCGTGCAGGCCCACTCGATCGAAGACCTGACTGAAAAATCCACCCCGATCGATTACGAAGGCCACACTCCGCATCGAATCTTTGTGATCTCGTGAGTTGTGCAGTAGGATGAGTTCCTTACAAGGAGTCATCCATGCGCTTTCTTCTTCCTGTTATCTTTTACCTCTTCAGCTGCACAGCATTCGCCGCCACGCACAAGTTTTTGTCCCAAGGCGCCCCGATTCAGGCCGGAACAGCTGAGGCGCCTTTGAAGGCGCGGCTCTATGCGACTGACTTGAGAACTTATGAATCTGTGCTCTTCCTGAATCCCGGTGGTCTCATCCCCGCGCTGGCCATGT encodes the following:
- a CDS encoding class I SAM-dependent methyltransferase; translated protein: MSLSPKAYDTATIEKHAEMLANRAHKVWKKLHPRFEKQNIGVFRIYDRDIPEVRAVADWYEGHVVLGEYVREQTAGLPYLDILGQAMREKFGLTGDQLHLRQRQTRPQDGTRYQRLDKRGERLEVREGDLRFLVNLDDYLDTGLFADHRLTRSWVREESAGKHVLNLYAYTGAFSVYAAKGGANTTTTVDISENYLDWAWDNFKLNGLDDIDRHTAIAEESRFFLRAAAREGRRWDIIILDPPSFSTNRAGQELLEIQRDHPDLINEALAVLKRGGKLYFSTNHQRFQPEFQRVQAHSIEDLTEKSTPIDYEGHTPHRIFVIS